The Paenibacillus tianjinensis genome has a window encoding:
- a CDS encoding outer membrane protein assembly factor BamB family protein, whose product MLHSRIRKIVSAAAAAAILLSLAGSWLVPNASAETAEVSTGNPYYTKVSAPVIKPLWSFTTATVKDPQAKQAFTALAENGTVFALQNNYRLIALKAATGKKLWEYGNGLAPLFTYSSGNIYGLTQKGALYAVNQNGKKLWSADLALPNASSIQRIGETVYVTQGVYLAAVDATSGKLKWKINENYSYYGTDSLAQSDGVVLRAYIGESVISLSSLVAYDAQTGKKLWEQYRHYMPLAIKDGLLYSEKNLAMLDDDPVNRKIHVSVISLKTGQIKGERLYRWTEKADPDIGFRSGGAYGSAFLDGNNLYVIRGETFARYDFWNYTADGKPEQVWQQSILESDAPLDKVLQQRMLYYNYSDQSFAALKLANGQVMRLSPGENPTVQFDIFGSTIYTGQSDGLFHAYDLISYKPLFTVNAGSRDFASTLKTGNILIVRNGGKLLGIKLPASIQ is encoded by the coding sequence ATGTTACATTCACGAATCCGCAAAATAGTCTCCGCTGCTGCCGCAGCCGCTATTTTGCTGTCGCTTGCCGGGAGCTGGCTTGTACCCAATGCTTCTGCTGAAACGGCTGAGGTAAGCACAGGAAATCCCTACTATACAAAAGTTTCCGCACCGGTCATTAAACCGCTCTGGAGCTTTACAACAGCGACAGTAAAGGATCCGCAAGCGAAGCAAGCCTTTACCGCACTGGCTGAGAATGGAACCGTATTTGCGCTCCAAAATAACTACAGGCTAATCGCACTCAAGGCGGCCACAGGCAAAAAATTATGGGAATACGGCAATGGGCTGGCCCCGCTTTTCACGTACAGCAGCGGGAATATTTACGGTTTAACGCAAAAAGGCGCACTGTATGCCGTAAATCAGAACGGTAAGAAGCTGTGGTCAGCGGATCTCGCACTGCCCAATGCTTCCAGCATTCAGCGGATTGGCGAAACCGTGTACGTCACACAGGGAGTCTATCTTGCAGCGGTCGATGCAACGAGCGGCAAGCTAAAATGGAAGATTAATGAGAATTACAGTTACTATGGCACCGATTCGCTTGCTCAATCAGATGGCGTGGTATTGCGCGCATATATTGGTGAGAGTGTCATATCCCTCTCCTCGCTTGTTGCTTACGATGCCCAAACCGGTAAAAAGCTGTGGGAACAATACCGCCATTACATGCCTTTGGCTATCAAGGATGGACTTTTGTACTCCGAGAAGAATTTGGCGATGCTGGATGATGATCCGGTCAACCGCAAAATCCATGTTTCAGTTATCAGCTTAAAAACCGGGCAAATCAAGGGTGAGCGGCTGTACCGCTGGACCGAAAAGGCAGATCCGGATATCGGATTCCGGTCAGGAGGTGCCTATGGCTCTGCTTTCCTGGATGGTAACAATCTCTATGTTATCCGAGGGGAGACGTTTGCTCGTTATGACTTCTGGAACTATACGGCGGACGGAAAACCTGAGCAGGTGTGGCAGCAGTCTATTCTCGAAAGTGACGCCCCGCTGGATAAAGTACTGCAACAGCGGATGTTGTATTACAATTATAGCGATCAATCTTTTGCTGCACTCAAATTAGCCAATGGACAGGTAATGCGCCTCTCCCCAGGAGAAAATCCCACGGTTCAGTTCGATATCTTCGGCTCAACCATATACACTGGGCAGTCTGACGGTCTGTTCCATGCCTATGACCTGATCAGCTATAAGCCTTTGTTCACTGTAAATGCCGGTTCGCGTGATTTTGCGTCCACCCTGAAGACCGGAAATATTCTAATTGTCCGTAATGGCGGTAAACTGCTGGGGATCAAACTGCCGGCTTCAATTCAATAA
- a CDS encoding cation diffusion facilitator family transporter: MENYSDIKQSEKGAWLSLIAYILLSAIKLFIGNVSGSQALLADGLNNSTDIIASIAILIGLKISRRPPDSNHSYGHFRAETVAALIASFIMIAVGIQVLYQGVNKFIQPALETPDLFAAWTAAGCAVVMLAVYMYNIRLARALHSNAMQAVAQDNRSDALVSMGAFIGIIGSQFGLPWLDPVTAVIVGLLICKTAIQIFSKATHDLTDGFDAGELELMKQTVAEIEGVESIKDMKARVHGNYVLVDTTVLVDSRLNVVQSHDITEEIEDQLKGRHQVADVLVHIEPV, translated from the coding sequence TTGGAAAACTACAGCGACATCAAACAAAGTGAAAAAGGGGCCTGGCTCAGTCTAATTGCATATATCCTTTTATCAGCAATCAAACTGTTCATCGGGAATGTCTCGGGATCCCAGGCACTGTTAGCCGATGGTCTTAATAATAGTACTGATATTATTGCTTCTATAGCTATTCTAATCGGACTTAAGATATCCAGAAGACCCCCTGATTCCAATCACAGCTACGGGCATTTCAGAGCGGAGACAGTGGCCGCACTGATTGCTTCTTTTATCATGATTGCTGTAGGTATTCAAGTTCTGTACCAAGGTGTGAATAAGTTTATTCAGCCGGCGCTGGAAACGCCAGATCTGTTTGCCGCCTGGACAGCTGCGGGCTGTGCGGTGGTAATGCTTGCCGTATATATGTATAACATCAGGCTGGCCCGTGCGCTTCACAGCAATGCTATGCAAGCAGTAGCCCAGGATAACCGCTCGGATGCCTTGGTCAGCATGGGTGCATTCATAGGTATTATCGGTTCACAGTTCGGGCTGCCTTGGCTGGATCCGGTAACGGCAGTGATTGTCGGGCTGCTGATCTGTAAGACAGCCATTCAGATTTTCAGCAAAGCCACGCATGATCTGACAGACGGTTTCGATGCCGGTGAGCTGGAGCTGATGAAGCAGACGGTGGCTGAAATTGAGGGCGTTGAATCGATCAAAGATATGAAAGCGAGAGTTCATGGCAACTACGTGCTGGTGGATACGACAGTGCTGGTGGATTCCAGACTGAATGTTGTGCAGAGCCATGATATCACGGAAGAAATTGAGGATCAGCTGAAGGGCCGCCATCAGGTAGCTGATGTGCTGGTACATATAGAGCCGGTATGA
- a CDS encoding NrtR DNA-binding winged helix domain-containing protein gives MNKPPLTDAQGLTEEQFLQTYNSGEYERPSVTVDMLIFTVMEREQDNYRKLSDKSLQLLLIQRGQHPYLGQWALPGGFVSVHESIEEAARRELFTETNIDNIYMEQLYTWGEVERDPRMRVISCSYMALVDRTTLNVQAGDDAADAAWFEVSHQLIESSRRELEQGFELVKLIRITMQNERTTLSGVVKHVETVHGHVRKTHSQILESEGLAFDHLLMVQYAIERLRGKVEYTDIIFNLMPPLFTLSELQRVYEIILGKELLAAAFRRKIADRVTETEEYTKDAGHRPSKLYRYNMNRE, from the coding sequence ATGAATAAACCACCCCTAACCGATGCTCAGGGATTAACTGAAGAACAATTTTTGCAGACGTATAATTCCGGTGAGTACGAGCGTCCGTCCGTGACCGTGGATATGCTGATTTTTACTGTAATGGAACGGGAACAGGATAACTACCGCAAGCTGTCTGATAAATCGCTGCAGCTTTTGCTGATTCAGCGGGGGCAGCATCCCTACCTGGGGCAATGGGCGCTGCCCGGAGGATTCGTGTCGGTCCATGAGAGCATTGAGGAGGCTGCACGCAGGGAACTGTTCACAGAGACGAATATAGATAACATCTACATGGAGCAGCTGTATACCTGGGGAGAAGTGGAGCGTGATCCGCGAATGCGTGTCATCAGCTGCTCCTATATGGCCTTAGTTGACCGCACTACACTTAATGTTCAAGCTGGGGATGATGCAGCGGATGCAGCCTGGTTCGAGGTATCACATCAGCTAATCGAGAGCAGCCGCAGGGAATTGGAGCAGGGCTTTGAACTGGTGAAGCTGATTCGTATTACAATGCAGAACGAGAGAACAACCCTTTCAGGTGTGGTCAAACATGTGGAGACGGTTCACGGGCATGTCCGTAAAACGCATAGCCAGATTCTCGAAAGTGAAGGCTTAGCCTTTGATCACCTGCTGATGGTTCAGTACGCCATCGAACGGCTGCGGGGAAAAGTGGAGTATACGGACATTATTTTTAATCTGATGCCTCCGCTGTTTACCTTATCTGAGCTCCAGCGGGTCTATGAGATCATTCTCGGCAAAGAGCTGCTGGCAGCGGCGTTCCGCCGGAAGATTGCCGATCGTGTAACGGAGACTGAGGAATACACGAAGGATGCCGGACACCGGCCATCCAAGCTATACCGGTACAATATGAATAGGGAATAA
- a CDS encoding NADAR family protein → MEKFTYFYRSHSPFSQWYPCSFTVDEIRFNCAEQYMMYGKALLFGDEEISRKILLARTPREQKALGKRVRGFEQTKWERHCKSIVYEGNKEKFIQNQELLQLLLDTRGTTLVESSPTDRIWGVGLTENDPAIRSRSTWRGTNWLGEVLTKLRDDLVDGS, encoded by the coding sequence ATGGAGAAATTCACGTATTTTTACCGGAGCCATTCACCATTTTCACAGTGGTATCCGTGCAGTTTTACAGTCGATGAGATCCGCTTTAACTGTGCTGAGCAGTATATGATGTACGGTAAGGCACTATTGTTCGGGGATGAGGAGATAAGCCGGAAGATACTGCTGGCCCGGACACCGAGAGAGCAGAAGGCGCTCGGCAAGCGGGTACGGGGGTTCGAGCAAACGAAATGGGAACGCCACTGCAAAAGCATCGTCTATGAAGGAAATAAAGAAAAGTTTATTCAGAACCAGGAGCTGCTTCAGTTGTTATTAGATACCAGAGGCACAACGCTTGTGGAATCAAGTCCAACAGACCGGATCTGGGGTGTCGGATTAACCGAGAATGATCCTGCTATCCGCAGCAGAAGCACTTGGCGCGGTACAAACTGGCTGGGTGAGGTTCTGACAAAATTGCGGGATGATCTCGTTGACGGATCGTAA
- a CDS encoding TIGR02452 family protein yields the protein MNTKSNPRNRRAAIAQETLDLIANGSYMNSAGQLVDIAESVRTAIAGSQLYSPEQLTRLNEDIIERIHHQPQHKAAIEVSGETTLQAAQRLVEQEGIKHTVCLNFASAKNPGGGFLGGSQAQEESLARASALYPCISQMKEMYDYNRGRKTCLYSHYMIHSPDVPVFRDRQDVLLAKPFAVSMITAPAVNAGVVKERELHEVPRIAEVMLERIRYILAVVAVNGHSAVVLGAYGCGVFRNDPMEVAGYFRQVLLVEGYQKLFDTIVFAVLDQSPHQGVISAFRRKLL from the coding sequence ATGAACACTAAGAGCAATCCAAGAAATAGAAGAGCCGCAATTGCTCAGGAGACTTTAGATTTGATTGCAAATGGCAGCTATATGAACAGCGCAGGACAGCTGGTAGATATTGCAGAATCTGTCCGGACGGCAATTGCCGGTTCGCAGCTGTACTCACCGGAGCAGCTGACAAGACTTAACGAGGACATTATTGAGCGTATCCATCATCAACCACAGCATAAGGCGGCAATTGAGGTCAGCGGTGAAACCACACTGCAGGCAGCGCAGCGGCTGGTAGAACAAGAGGGAATTAAGCACACGGTGTGTCTTAACTTTGCTTCCGCCAAGAATCCCGGCGGCGGCTTCCTTGGCGGAAGCCAGGCCCAGGAGGAGAGCTTAGCCAGAGCTTCTGCCCTCTATCCCTGTATCTCACAAATGAAAGAAATGTATGACTATAACCGTGGCCGGAAAACCTGCCTGTATTCGCATTACATGATTCATTCGCCGGACGTTCCTGTGTTCAGAGACAGGCAGGACGTCTTGCTTGCCAAACCCTTTGCGGTTTCGATGATTACTGCACCTGCAGTGAATGCGGGAGTGGTTAAGGAGCGGGAGCTCCATGAGGTACCACGGATTGCCGAAGTAATGCTGGAACGGATCCGCTATATCCTGGCAGTTGTTGCAGTGAATGGACATTCTGCCGTTGTGCTGGGAGCTTACGGTTGTGGTGTATTCCGTAATGATCCGATGGAGGTAGCCGGTTACTTCCGTCAGGTCCTGCTGGTAGAAGGCTATCAGAAACTTTTTGACACCATCGTGTTTGCTGTGCTGGACCAGTCTCCACACCAGGGGGTAATCAGCGCCTTCCGCCGGAAGCTGCTATAA
- a CDS encoding DUF5808 domain-containing protein: MFRKNPSKPIFVPKSSGLGWTLNPRHPLGWIVLGALFILAVYKIFIN; encoded by the coding sequence ATGTTTCGTAAAAATCCTTCAAAACCCATATTTGTTCCAAAATCATCAGGCCTCGGCTGGACCTTGAACCCCCGGCATCCACTGGGCTGGATCGTCCTGGGAGCTTTATTTATATTGGCGGTGTACAAAATATTTATTAATTAA
- a CDS encoding bacteriohemerythrin encodes MIDWKESYDIGVEKIDCQHRQLLVKLNEFFDACTNQKGKEKIEETLRFLKEYTIEHFGSEEQLMADIDFPELAEHQKTHAEFVQTVLELEESVKTKGVSVLSTIKLNRTLTDWLLSHISKCDQLIGDCIASKNKAV; translated from the coding sequence ATGATCGATTGGAAGGAATCTTATGACATCGGTGTAGAAAAGATCGACTGCCAGCACAGACAGCTGCTTGTGAAGCTGAATGAATTTTTTGATGCATGCACCAACCAGAAGGGCAAAGAGAAGATCGAAGAAACACTGAGGTTCCTTAAGGAATATACGATTGAGCATTTTGGCAGCGAAGAGCAGCTGATGGCAGATATCGACTTTCCTGAACTTGCCGAGCACCAGAAGACACATGCTGAATTTGTACAGACCGTTCTGGAACTTGAAGAGAGTGTCAAGACCAAGGGTGTATCCGTATTGTCGACGATTAAGCTGAACCGTACGCTGACAGACTGGCTACTCAGCCACATCAGCAAATGCGATCAACTGATCGGGGATTGCATCGCCAGCAAGAATAAAGCAGTATAA
- a CDS encoding metallophosphoesterase: MKNLRMLISGTVMLLVLGLVNFYIGYHLWVLLENLLPGISAGVYWTVFMVIAFAYMIGMVPWPKAVKPAARMFKVVGSYYLACMEFAVIMLPLTDLLYWVLGLTGFERSAFTAEAGTTLLLLLAVFLLWGSRNAWSTIVRTHPIRIDKSIGTSSPLTVAVASDLHLGNIVGNRHLRKMVAEINRMKPDIILLAGDVLDDSIEPFIRNGMIEHLKQLKARHGVFAVLGNHEYYGGSIGQYTELMARNGIRVLQDEVVETAGVYIVGRKDKTAESMEGGRLSVPLLLEGLDHTRPVIMMDHQPNGFDIAAKAGVDVLLSGHTHRGQIAPNHWITKRLFELDWGYLLKDKLHVIVSSGYGTWGPPIRLASRSELIKLEVLLEGSKSYSEEPLPAQTVLI, translated from the coding sequence ATGAAAAACCTGCGTATGCTCATTTCAGGGACTGTTATGCTGCTGGTACTGGGACTTGTTAATTTCTACATTGGCTATCATCTCTGGGTTCTGCTGGAGAATCTTCTCCCGGGTATTTCAGCAGGTGTATACTGGACGGTATTCATGGTCATTGCGTTTGCTTATATGATCGGGATGGTGCCGTGGCCGAAGGCCGTGAAACCGGCCGCCAGAATGTTTAAGGTGGTTGGCTCTTACTATTTGGCGTGTATGGAGTTCGCTGTTATTATGCTGCCTCTGACTGATCTACTCTATTGGGTGCTGGGTCTGACGGGCTTCGAACGATCCGCGTTCACTGCTGAGGCAGGGACCACGCTTCTGCTGCTGCTCGCAGTGTTCCTGCTGTGGGGTTCGCGGAACGCCTGGAGCACGATTGTGCGTACGCATCCTATCCGGATTGACAAATCCATCGGGACCAGCAGCCCGCTAACTGTCGCTGTTGCGTCGGATCTTCATTTGGGCAATATCGTCGGCAACCGTCATCTGCGCAAAATGGTGGCTGAAATCAACCGGATGAAGCCGGATATCATTCTTTTGGCTGGAGATGTGCTGGATGACAGTATTGAACCGTTTATCCGTAACGGAATGATTGAACATCTGAAGCAGCTCAAGGCCCGTCATGGCGTGTTCGCCGTTCTTGGCAACCATGAGTATTACGGAGGTTCTATCGGCCAATATACGGAGCTTATGGCTCGCAATGGCATCCGAGTGCTGCAGGATGAAGTGGTGGAAACTGCGGGTGTATATATTGTAGGCCGTAAAGACAAAACAGCGGAGTCCATGGAAGGCGGCAGATTAAGTGTACCTCTACTTCTGGAAGGTCTTGATCATACCCGTCCGGTTATTATGATGGACCACCAGCCGAATGGATTCGATATCGCCGCCAAAGCCGGAGTTGATGTTCTGTTGTCAGGTCACACCCACCGCGGGCAGATTGCACCGAATCACTGGATTACAAAACGTCTGTTTGAACTGGATTGGGGTTATCTGCTTAAGGATAAATTGCATGTGATTGTCTCCTCAGGGTATGGAACCTGGGGGCCTCCAATCCGTCTGGCCAGCCGCTCAGAGCTGATCAAGCTGGAGGTGCTGCTGGAAGGCAGCAAGAGCTACAGTGAAGAACCGCTACCAGCCCAAACAGTATTGATCTGA
- a CDS encoding DUF3977 family protein, giving the protein MKYIEFGIGNRWFVRTETELADGTEFEVKGVAGPIRVHSLYIRCWVGTTVWVFNVRSGFKKIRKGRKTFKLLFGVCSYLDE; this is encoded by the coding sequence CTGAAATATATCGAGTTTGGCATCGGAAACCGCTGGTTTGTCCGTACCGAGACAGAATTAGCGGATGGAACTGAATTTGAGGTGAAAGGGGTCGCTGGTCCGATAAGGGTCCATTCCCTATACATAAGATGTTGGGTAGGAACAACAGTCTGGGTATTTAACGTCAGATCGGGCTTTAAAAAAATCCGCAAAGGCCGAAAAACATTTAAACTGCTATTTGGCGTATGCAGTTACTTGGATGAATAA
- a CDS encoding MarR family winged helix-turn-helix transcriptional regulator: MMEDLQKLVLEQPLPTSAFFTLVEATANVVAISEKYWQSYGLNGARIRILVEIAQHGGTILPSILAEKIGVTKANISLLLSPLEKEGYIARAGHAEDGRKTVISITGEGQSLLLEHLPHNRQAVAERMNRLDEQELVQLMSLLHKLNRPL; this comes from the coding sequence ATGATGGAGGATTTACAGAAGCTTGTGCTGGAGCAGCCGCTCCCTACCTCGGCTTTCTTTACCCTGGTGGAGGCGACCGCGAATGTTGTAGCTATCTCGGAGAAATATTGGCAGTCGTATGGATTGAATGGAGCGAGAATCCGGATTCTGGTGGAGATCGCCCAACATGGCGGCACTATTCTGCCTTCCATACTTGCTGAGAAAATCGGTGTAACCAAAGCTAATATAAGCCTGCTGCTCTCCCCGCTGGAGAAGGAAGGTTACATCGCACGAGCAGGCCACGCCGAGGACGGCCGCAAGACGGTGATTTCGATTACCGGTGAGGGTCAATCCTTGCTGCTGGAGCATCTGCCCCATAACCGGCAAGCGGTTGCAGAGCGGATGAACAGGCTGGACGAACAGGAGCTTGTTCAGCTAATGTCGCTGCTGCATAAGCTGAACCGACCCTTATAG
- a CDS encoding NAD(P)H-binding protein: protein MQIIITGATGQLGGLILENLLQKMPAGQIIAGVRDPDKTAELRQLGLETRIVNYDVQDTLDKAFVDVTKLLLISSPHTDDTVWLAQHLRVIDAAQRAGVDHMLYTSFAFSQKGKSDNVHSLTEQAIQDSGLRYTFLRNALYIDFVNVLGLKEAVSSGVLTTLPGNWRFNAVSRSDLALATAAILAHSGPENQSYELTASQTWTFDNLAKALSGLAGKPVIHREDPEIQHWIYNFLSTIDTVSTTTDLERWMGREVTPLKESILPFIRPQEKRTLLD from the coding sequence ATGCAAATAATAATTACTGGAGCAACGGGACAACTGGGAGGTTTGATTCTAGAGAATTTGCTGCAGAAGATGCCTGCCGGTCAGATTATCGCAGGTGTGCGTGACCCTGATAAAACAGCAGAACTGCGTCAACTTGGTCTTGAGACACGGATCGTGAATTACGATGTCCAGGATACACTGGATAAAGCTTTTGTCGATGTTACTAAGCTGCTGTTAATCTCAAGCCCGCACACCGATGATACGGTCTGGCTTGCCCAGCATCTGAGGGTAATTGATGCAGCGCAGAGAGCTGGCGTTGATCATATGCTCTATACCAGCTTTGCTTTTTCGCAGAAAGGAAAATCAGATAATGTCCATTCCCTTACGGAGCAGGCGATTCAGGATAGCGGGCTACGGTATACTTTTTTGCGCAACGCACTTTATATTGATTTCGTAAATGTGCTTGGTTTGAAGGAAGCGGTCAGCAGCGGCGTTCTCACAACACTTCCTGGGAATTGGCGGTTTAATGCCGTTTCGCGCAGTGATCTGGCTCTGGCAACGGCGGCTATTCTTGCACACAGCGGACCGGAAAATCAAAGCTATGAGTTAACCGCTTCACAGACCTGGACCTTTGATAATCTTGCCAAAGCTCTGAGCGGGCTGGCAGGTAAACCTGTAATCCACCGGGAGGATCCAGAAATACAGCATTGGATCTATAACTTCCTGTCTACGATAGACACTGTTTCGACCACTACTGATCTGGAGAGATGGATGGGGCGGGAAGTTACCCCGCTTAAAGAAAGTATCTTGCCGTTTATTAGACCACAGGAGAAGCGGACGTTATTGGATTAA
- a CDS encoding response regulator transcription factor has product MKKILVADDDVHIRTLLRHVLTREGYLTVEAGDGQEAAKLMKESTVDLAVVDVMMPQMDGLELCQYIRETYDIPVILLTARQQLSDKEQGYLSGTDDYVTKPFEPEELLFRIKALFRRYSVASDDKIRLNSLVIDRKNYEISDGNDVLLLPVKEFELLAQLAQYPGRLFSRSELIELIWGADYEGDERTVDVHIKRLRQRFVDYQDNFIIRTVRGIGYKVEMVNT; this is encoded by the coding sequence ATGAAAAAGATACTGGTCGCCGATGATGATGTCCATATCCGTACGCTGCTCAGGCATGTACTGACGAGAGAGGGCTATCTTACGGTAGAAGCAGGAGACGGGCAGGAAGCCGCTAAACTGATGAAGGAGAGCACGGTGGATCTGGCGGTTGTGGATGTAATGATGCCACAAATGGACGGGCTGGAGCTTTGCCAATACATACGGGAGACCTATGACATACCGGTTATTCTGTTAACCGCGCGTCAGCAGCTCAGTGACAAGGAGCAGGGCTATTTGAGCGGGACAGATGATTATGTGACCAAGCCGTTTGAGCCTGAAGAGCTGCTGTTTCGGATCAAAGCGCTGTTCCGCCGGTACTCTGTAGCTTCGGATGACAAAATCCGCCTCAATTCCCTCGTGATTGACCGTAAAAATTATGAAATCAGCGACGGAAATGATGTATTGCTGCTGCCGGTCAAAGAGTTCGAGCTGCTGGCTCAGCTGGCACAATATCCGGGACGCCTGTTCTCGCGCAGCGAGCTGATCGAGCTGATCTGGGGAGCGGATTACGAAGGGGATGAGCGCACAGTAGATGTGCACATTAAACGGCTTCGTCAACGGTTCGTCGATTATCAAGATAATTTTATTATCCGGACCGTGCGCGGGATCGGCTATAAAGTGGAAATGGTGAACACATGA
- a CDS encoding sensor histidine kinase gives MKSLYVRMCLLFCSMIVMSSFLGFLVSNLYYQAKIKPQNDAKLTKMAIGLQGFIQDHPDGAGEYLLSTASLGYKMYLSNGQGDERFYGLPFRKNDLPEEKLQLVLQGNIYHGVAEFPSKAFITGFFDNQLSNTIGVPVQMDGHTYALFMRPDAEVQFGELRIFFAVLLGVSVLFSLWFVVVAVLHVVKPITRLTAATQRISSGRYDIRLNTRRRDEIGQLASHFMIMSRELERTNRARQEFVANVSHEIESPLTSIQGFAHALKNQELPEGQRLEYLSIIDQESRRLSMLSKQLLTLSTLDYDENALHKQKVDLRAQLRQVVQIMEWRLTEKELAVRLHVEDITLYADLNLLYQVWMNLVSNAVKYTPPGGTITLSAAAANGICTVKVADTGEGISAAELPMIFDRFYKVDRARTRDSNSSGLGLSIAQKIVEAHNGTIEVSSTEGEGATFIVTLPHL, from the coding sequence ATGAAATCACTATATGTTAGAATGTGCCTGCTGTTTTGCTCCATGATCGTCATGAGCAGCTTTCTCGGCTTTCTTGTCTCCAATCTGTATTATCAGGCCAAAATCAAACCGCAAAACGATGCCAAGCTGACGAAAATGGCTATCGGCCTGCAGGGTTTCATTCAGGATCATCCCGATGGAGCGGGGGAATATCTGCTGAGCACAGCCTCACTTGGCTATAAAATGTATCTGTCCAACGGTCAAGGTGATGAACGTTTTTATGGCCTGCCTTTCCGCAAAAATGATCTGCCGGAGGAGAAGCTGCAGCTGGTACTGCAAGGGAATATCTACCATGGGGTGGCGGAATTTCCGAGCAAGGCGTTTATTACCGGTTTTTTTGATAACCAGCTAAGCAATACGATTGGGGTTCCGGTGCAGATGGACGGACATACGTACGCCCTGTTTATGCGTCCTGATGCTGAAGTGCAGTTCGGTGAGCTGCGGATCTTTTTTGCTGTGCTGCTTGGTGTCAGTGTTTTGTTCAGCTTATGGTTTGTTGTAGTTGCCGTGCTGCATGTGGTCAAACCGATCACCCGGCTTACTGCGGCTACGCAGCGCATATCGAGCGGCAGATATGATATCCGGCTGAATACGAGACGCCGGGATGAAATCGGACAGCTGGCCTCTCACTTCATGATCATGAGCCGGGAGCTGGAGCGGACCAACCGGGCTCGGCAGGAGTTTGTTGCCAATGTCTCCCATGAGATCGAATCGCCGCTGACCTCCATTCAGGGCTTCGCCCATGCCCTAAAGAATCAAGAGCTGCCGGAGGGCCAGCGGCTGGAATATCTCTCGATTATCGATCAGGAGAGCCGCCGGCTGTCGATGCTCAGCAAGCAGCTGCTGACGTTGTCTACCCTGGATTATGATGAGAATGCGCTGCATAAGCAAAAGGTGGACCTGCGGGCACAGCTGCGCCAGGTAGTGCAGATTATGGAATGGCGGCTGACAGAGAAGGAGTTGGCTGTACGGCTGCATGTTGAGGATATTACACTGTATGCCGATTTAAATCTGCTCTATCAGGTGTGGATGAATCTCGTATCCAATGCGGTCAAATATACCCCGCCAGGCGGTACGATTACTCTGTCAGCAGCAGCTGCGAATGGAATCTGCACGGTCAAGGTTGCTGACACCGGAGAAGGTATTTCCGCCGCAGAGCTGCCGATGATTTTTGACCGGTTCTATAAAGTCGACCGCGCACGTACCCGTGATAGCAACAGCAGCGGACTTGGCCTTTCGATTGCCCAAAAGATTGTAGAGGCCCATAATGGAACGATTGAAGTCTCCAGTACGGAGGGAGAAGGCGCGACCTTTATTGTTACGCTGCCGCATTTGTAA